One part of the Anopheles coustani chromosome 2, idAnoCousDA_361_x.2, whole genome shotgun sequence genome encodes these proteins:
- the LOC131265455 gene encoding mucin-2-like, translated as MGEFYKTLLLIHAVGLLSSFAGAQLMCFHCEDCENLPTHVVQCGPNQPLLPYPEPEITTIVPPTLPTVVPDTTTPPTIPTIEPDTSTIVPPTIPTVEPTETTTITPPTPPTVEPPETTTLVPPTIPTIEPTETTTITPPTPPTVEPAETTTITPPTPPTVEPTETTTITPPTPPTVEPAETTTITPPTPPTVEPDTTTVSTTPGEPILTPPTHPTFTPMPQSTTPGAPILTPPTHPTPLPGVSTPAPGSFGLAIPIPPNPSQYACLSVRRQENNRLIVSRGCAPLMTSVPETCQYVTNGGHNSCSVCLGSLCNGFN; from the exons ATGGGTGAATTTTATAAGACACTACTATTAATCCACGCCGTTGGATTGCTTTCGAGTT TTGCTGGTGCGCAATTGATGTGCTTCCATTGCGAGGATTGTGAAAATCTGCCGACGCATGTGGTGCAGTGCGGACCTAATCAACCTTTGCTCCCATATCCCGAGCCAGAGATCACAACGATAGTGCCGCCGACACTGCCAACGGTTGTGCCAGATACCACCACTCCTCCAACTATTCCAACGATTGAGCCAGATACCTCCACTATTGTACCTCCTACAATCCCTACTGTTGAACCAACGGAGACTACAACTATAACCCCTCCGACACCTCCAACGGTTGAACCACCAGAAACTACAACACTTGTTCCTCCTACAATTCCTACTATTGAACCAACGGAGACTACAACTATAACCCCTCCGACACCTCCAACGGTTGAACCGGCGGAGACTACAACTATAACTCCTCCGACTCCTCCAACGGTAGAACCGACGGAGACTACAACTATAACTCCTCCGACACCTCCAACGGTTGAACCGGCGGAGACTACAACTATAACTCCTCCGACTCCTCCAACGGTTGAGCCAGACACCACCACCGTTAGTACAACGCCAGGTGAACCGATCCTAACTCCTCCGACTCATCCCACGTTCACGCCGATGCCGCAATCCACCACTCCCGGTGCTCCAATATTGACGCCACCAACTCATCCAACTCCACTGCCGGGAGTTTCAACTCCAGCGCCGGGTTCCTTCGGACTAGCGATTCCCATCCCTCCAAACCCCTCACAGTACGCTTGCCTTTCCGTGCGACGCCAAG AAAACAACCGATTGATTGTCAGCCGAGGTTGTGCACCACTGATGACCAGTGTACCGGAGACATGCCAGTATGTCACCAACGGTGGACACAACAGCTGCTCCGTTTGTCTTGGTTCACTTTGCAACGGTTTCAACTGA
- the LOC131262181 gene encoding uncharacterized protein LOC131262181 — protein MSDQSKPIEVSYGMPTLNDWKLYFRNMKQAPLAQREATPESSEESSFELDESFRELLDRKRQQMAKQTSEEKMLASEEAATAREERSGATYQPRGTSGNDSTFLEQDSICKISDMSFEEMERLCGVVDNVKRLSVGGVEPAVGEQVEKALPSIPTTFGDITQLDDVDEPSGFWENSILPGSGQIMSPMKRVHVLRPSTIIEESTINEAGESKNSSIDTYVSAQQRESQEAGNSSSAISSSEIYRTAEDTFTTDSYARSSAMDSGLVYDNTSSDNQTAFGRHEQHEDESTYSKNSTAEAGLTEVQNVILLDSSASESEHEEDLHAQMDPLDSVLSEQNDSIVTNEQSSMLDDLDESDYKDHNVSELEEMPDRFNDTMEETDFMLRQGMKLMAMKKKEKDHQLGQSLKHDQQQQQKSRTISDSEDGATYTRHVEHLTPANNSASKATADTSNYTYLTPSSVMRSKLNVSHGTGSGCKQTLFSSVGKNNSAKKLPGPPSGGSASGGAFKKPVVSRLPQAKLGAYRNFDHIVSPIGAYIKKTPQSMLQTKINCPNKNLIDVLHSENRDSVMSAGRSSKENHYGVAKGYTPSLPGKGVISSNRAHVLDERNLVRIPGGEKMQKLINNSPTMVIRHEGRIRYAGESGGGGAGRRLMMNDSTIGDDSLKDISVASNDVSVRVLHDAKRF, from the exons ATGTCGGATCAAAGTAAACCGATCGAAGTAAGCTACGGAATGCCGACGCTGAATGATTGGAAACTCTACTTCCGAAACATGAA ACAAGCACCGTTGGCACAACGGGAGGCGACGCCAGAATCTTCCGAAGAGTCTTCCTTCGAATTGGACGAAAGTTTCCGTGAATTGCTGGACCGCAAGAGACAACAGATGGCGAAGCAGACAAGCGAAGAAAAGATGCTAGCGAGTGAAGAAGCAGCTACAGCCCGGGAAGAGCGCTCGGGAGCTACATACCAACCGAGAGGCACTTCCGGGAACGATTCCACCTTCCTGGAACAAGATTCGATTTGTAAAATATCGGACATGAGTTTCGAAGAGATGGAGAGGTTGTGTGGCGTAGTGGACAATGTGAAGCGGTTGAGCGTGGGAGGTGTTGAACCGGCGGTTGGGGAGCAGGTAGAGAAAGCTTTACCATCGATTCCGACTACCTTCGGCGACATAACCCAGCTAGATGATGTCGATGAGCCTTCAGGGTTTTGGGAGAATTCAATTCTACCTGGCAGTGGCCAGATTATGTCCCCGATGAAGCGAGTGCACGTGCTTCGACCGTCCACGATTATTGAAGAGTCGACCATCAATGAGGCTGGTGAGTCGAAGAATTCTTCCATCGATACGTATGTTTCTGCGCAGCAAAGGGAAAGTCAAGAAGCTGGTAACAGTAGCTCTGCGATCAGTAGCAGTGAAATATACCGTACGGCGGAAGACACGTTCACAACGGACTCGTATGCACGAAGCAGTGCCATGGATTCAGGTTTGGTTTATGACAACACATCCAGCGATAACCAAACGGCCTTCGGACGTCACGAGCAGCACGAGGATGAGTCTACTTACAGTAAAAATTCGACCGCAGAGGCCGGCCTTACCGAAGTCCAAAACGTTATTCTCCTGGACAGCAGTGCCAGTGAATCTGAACATGAAGAAGATTTGCATGCTCAAATGGATCCGTTGGATTCTGTTCTCAGTGAGCAGAACGACAGCATTGTTACAAATGAACAGTCCTCCATGCTGGATGATCTTGATGAAAGCGATTATAAAGACCACAATGTGTCGGAGTTGGAAGAAATGCCGGATCGTTTCAATGACACGATGGAGGAGACTGATTTCATGCTCCGACAGGGTATGAAACTGATGGccatgaaaaagaaagagaaggacCACCAGCTTGGCCAGAGTCTGAAACAcgatcagcagcaacaacaaaaatcgcGCACAATTTCGGACTCCGAAGACGGTGCAACATACACTCGCCATGTAGAACACCTGACTCCCGCCAACAATAGTGCAAGTAAAGCAACAGCCGACACATCCAATTACACTTATCTAACACCGTCCAGCGTGATGAGATCGAAACTAAACGTTTCTCATGGCACCGGAAGCGGTTGCAAGCAGACGCTTTTCTCCAGTGTTGGAAAGAACAATTCTGCGAAGAAACTTCCGGGTCCTCCGAGCGGCGGTTCGGCAAGTGGAGGAGCGTTCAAGAAACCAGTCGTTAGTCGCTTGCCGCAGGCAAAACTGGGAGCGTATCGCAACTTTGATCATATCGTTTCTCCAATCGGGGCGTACATCAAGAAAACACCCCAAAGTATGCTGCAGACTAAGATCAACTGCCCGAATAAGAATCTCATCGATGTTTTGCACAGCGAGAATCGCGATAGCGTAATGAGCGCAGGTCGCAGCAGTAAGGAAAACCATTACGGTGTCGCCAAAGGTTATACACCGTCTCTGCCGGGTAAAGGAGTGATCAGCTCGAATCGTGCACACGTTCTGGACGAGAGAAATCTGGTGCGCATTCCAGGCGGTGAAAAGATGCAGAAACTGATCAACAACTCTCCCACCATGGTCATCCGTCACGAAGGACGAATCAGGTATGCAGGAGAATCTGGTGGCGGTGGGGCTGGTCGTAGGTTGATGATGAACGACAGTACGATCGGGGATGATAGTTTGAAGGATATCTCCGTCGCATCTAATGATGTGTCGGTCCGAGTGCTCCACGATGCAAAGCGGTTTTGA
- the LOC131263177 gene encoding hydroxymethylglutaryl-CoA lyase, mitochondrial: MLRTTRTLLNLCKSRSYTTSISQPVAVRIVEVGPRDGLQNEPTILPASVKIELINQLSATGLRTIEATSFVSAKWVPQMGDNAEVLKGINKLPGISYPVLTPNLKGFQAAMAAGAEEVAVFGAASESFSRKNVNCSVEESIARFKDVMDAAQKANVKVRGYVSTVVGCPYEGEIKPSAVVRVVDKLLEMGCYEISLGDTIGVGTPGSFSKMLREVTKIAPVNMLAVHCHDTYGQALPNILASLDFGIAVVDSSVSGLGGCPYARGASGNAATEDVVYMLHGLGIETGIDLGKLVSVGKFICEKLQRQSESKVNRAMRKPNPNAC; this comes from the exons atgcTGCGAACAACAAGAACCCTTCTTAATTTATGCAAAAGTCGTTCGTATACAACG AGCATCTCCCAACCTGTAGCGGTGCGAATAGTTGAGGTCGGCCCAAGAGACGGGCTGCAAAATGAACCGACAATCCTTCCGGCCTCGGTCAAGATTGAACTCATCAATCAGCTGTCTGCAACAGGCCTTCGTACCATCGAAGCAACCAGTTTCGTCAGCGCCAAATGGGTACCGCAGATGGGCGACAATGCGGAGGTGCTGAAAGGAATCAACAAACTTCCCGGCATTTCGTATCCCGTGCTAACGCCGAACCTTAAAGGATTTCAGGCAGCG ATGGCTGCCGGGGCCGAAGAGGTAGCTGTGTTTGGCGCCGCTTCGGAAAGCTTCTCGCGCAAGAATGTAAACTGTTCGGTGGAAGAGAGTATTGCCCGATTTAAGGATGTGATGGATGCGGCACAAAAAGCGAATGTAAAAGTACGCGGTTACGTTTCAACCGTAGTGG GTTGTCCCTATGAAGGAGAAATAAAACCCTCAGCAGTGGTTCGAGTCGTTGACAAGCTGCTGGAAATGGGATGTTACGAGATTTCTCTCGGCGATACCATCGGCGTTGGTACGCCGGGAAGCTTTTCAAAAATGTTGCGTGAGGTGACGAAGATTGCACCTGTTAATATGCTGGCGGTGCACTGCCATGACACCTATGGACAGGCGCTGCCCAATATCCTAGCATCGTTGGATTTTGGAATTGCGGTCGTAGATTCATCCGTTTCTGGTTTGGGCGGTTGCCCATACGCCCGCGGTGCCTCAGGAAATGCCGCCACGGAGGACGTCGTGTACATGCTTCACGGGCTGGGAATCGAAACGGGCATTGATTTAGGGAAACTCGTGTCAGTAGGAAAGTTTATTTGCGAAAAGCTCCAGCGCCAGTCGGAATCGAAGGTGAACCGAGCGATGAGGAAGCCTAATCCAAACGCATGCTAG
- the LOC131263921 gene encoding myosin-2 heavy chain has product MSHMFPSAKGDQLCPLGFHPQVRWPTRCKRCFRDYKEHGNKRNGDDITASTPVLPGSTQSRSRDGGSSTTLDKPVRSWTSTQNLFSSGSGSGAGSGNPSAQSFQPRPASWASTPDLDNFLPNVKVDLTVNLPLPRRRHTTTFDNLTEEATVTIKRPPLPPILKVDPIKRDEKADSLLQKREDTVSDIVIEKGDSLAERVRKLNLIKRQGSAERETSKERSLPPKEKDESPSVSAKVVLKPTKTDPDPPTVEKVERRRRRPIPDTPDSSVTPSPSGSVASSKTLVGSLKSATVPATTTSASASSGSSHTKDSSISATGDGGTTKTVIRRRRIEDLSAPPATTTTPTSKPTLSISSPSKTSIAPKSDRTIDTQPPVPSSSSDEVKFLISIKDKKTKADDDRSITTDTTETTEATIVDHIDSRELQEEIESLRRELETTKARAERAERDKSDILLRRLASIDTVSNKTAASEALKLQQKVNEQRQLIDDLQDEKKFLTSKLKEMSADLHVRGSRNVEEQLRQKLDQAETLCEELMDENEEIKRELRNMETEIEEMHDNFREEQADEYASLKKELDQTTKNCRILSFKLKKSDRRIEQLESEKAALGTSGDLAAKIKQLEDELKVSNEVARRLQAELESAGSTPSTPTKKTPSLGNIGKSTSADSKISRASLTRGGSQEDPAQLLRDLQDSLEREADLREQLKYAEEEAENLRRKSSRVEDENDSLVMQLKKMATKAKTKSIFSKTRKLSPAPTSRSSPDAPIEKDEGISDEEDPAELRIQLELNDREMCVLRRKVEELEHDNKHSREQIKELQENLATKTKELTRRLPSTSVAGRTGAKDPLEEKKITVMEEEISELRKKLIEKDREFERVQAEMALAKSKGGKSLSKSKSLDGLTDQQVLDLKRQLQVIEQEATVLRAKTQSLEQENEKHQTEIKKLQAVRKASTTTPAVDTKKLTDNIEQLEKDKQELEGRLKRIIQDSTSQLPSRLPKNPTDMHTKLQLKKMIEECETEIDDLRALVGKTGTMSIASLEKEKKQLIAELGETKLQREKLTTELNTLKTDTLQQQTTKLNEAQRTVEKLEEENRKQNEKIKSLEDKITKVNSTMKTAESSKSFLEVQLKSEKEKHTAAEKDMEKLRKEKSKLDGRIGDLEKELQLSKKNAELIKESLEREISTLKSKSTSSADESESSKILQDLKKQNEDLTAEIHQQSRKFEELLQKHESIEEEHLVLRAQLASEREKTQELDTLKNKLIQAEAIETRLVKENTNISRRLVEAQKKLSAAETGNENRYAAVELEKNRMKTALEDKLHEYEKLVKENEMNLYQVNQLKKDNEDLRGKLDDYERINKAQRTLSEHNAHLEQELKNVYVKLEASEMNVKSEVAATRLRYEQQVTNLHNELTAMQRQCERFKRDRDTFKQLVEAAQKQIGDMKANRRSLASVTSSSGDDDDKTKIVALEQQIGCLEDELSEARLEASKVRTELVSELSASEIKISEMQSKINELEEEKIMGSGKSKVPGTKTRLELSWQKEREELQRLVQETSTLARDLRQTLFEVERERDKDKLESKRKIEQIKKTTEEEIEEGRRKVTELQSDLLELRDAHAKLRTANEKLRRDRDRFEKERESATRRRIEAEGDRRVGALLQTVDELVKLAPELQKVATKDSHTTSTGKTITTNAPIPTPPMRHKSPSPGPGGSQPQQSISTVLVRLAEASEDLRRYQRMCDEEKDRERVRRGGMRRAASQENDAINENTPGRPAMRLNRNGGSLYRKSLSLDQSMQAEQQGLIWKEGDDSMSSLQSIDSDYGMMRRDSSLDSRLSTGSTQSDMPRMRKKKRGIMGKLRSLSLTRSKGAESDYSHQGSDSDLSLAGDVRSSKTNLKGKLSGMFRRGGSSSRTNSTEAIDRDIQRPVAIQTLGNGPTTVATPPRPVSASTPHLARTGKPPTPSTMPTTQRKRLSANLPPTGSSSGGGQ; this is encoded by the exons ATGTCGCACATGTTTCCAAGCGCCAAGGGCGATCAGTTATGTCCGCTCGGATTCCACCCGCAAGTGCGCTGGCCGACGAGATGTAAGCGTTGCTTCCGGGACTATAAAGAGCACGGGAATAAACGGAATGGTGACGATATCACCGCTTCCACGCCGGTCTTGCCAGGCTCAACCCAATCACG TAGTCGTGATGGTGGCAGTAGCACCACGCTCGACAAGCCGGTGCGAAGCTGGACCTCCACACAGAATCTGTTCTCTTCCGGCAGCGGTTCCGGTGCCGGGTCCGGTAACCCGAGCGCCCAAAGCTTTCAACCGCGTCCGGCGTCGTGGGCTTCAACACCCGACCTGGATAACTTTCTACCGAACGTGAAGGTCGACCTGACGGTTAACTTGCCCCTTCCGAGACGCCGACATACCACAACATTCGACAAT CTAACCGAGGAAGCAACGGTTACAATTAAAAGGCCACCCCTGCCACCGATCTTGAAAGTCGACCCCATCAAGCGGGATGAAAAGGCCGACTCGCTGTTACAGAAGCGAGAAGACACGGTGTCGGACATCGTGATCGAGAAAGGTGACTCGCTTGCGGAACGTGTGCGAAAGTTGAATCTGATCAAACGGCAGGGAAGTGCCGAGCGAGAGACGAGCAAAGAGCGATCCTTGCCTCCAAAGGAAAA AGATGAATCACCCTCAGTGTCTGCTAAAGTTGTGCTTAAGCCAACGAAAACGGACCCCGATCCGCCAACGGTTGAAAAAGTCGAACGTAGAAGACGTAGGCCCATTCCAGACACACCCGATTCCAGTGTCACCCCCTCCCCGTCGGGTTCCGTTGCTTCCTCGAAGACGCTCGTAGGTAGTCTCAAATCGGCAACAGTCCCGGCGACCACCACATCAGCAAGTGCTTCCAGTGGGTCCTCGCATACAAAAGACAGTAGCATCTCCGCAACCGGCGATGGTGGAACCACGAAAACCGTCATTCGGCGTAGGCGAATCGAAGATTTGTCGGCGCCaccagcgacgacgacgaccccGACTAGCAAACCAACGCTGTCCATATCGAGCCCCTCGAAAACCTCCATCGCGCCAAAGAGTGACCGTACGATCGATACGCAGCCACCGGTTCCGAGCTCCAGCAGCGACGAAGTAAAGTTCCTCATTTCGATCAAAGACAAAAAGACGAAGGCGGATGATGATCGTTCGATCACGACCGATACGACCGAAACGACTGAGGCCACCATTGTGGATCACATCGATAGCCGGGAGCTCCAGGAGGAGATCGAGAGTCTGCGGCGCGAACTGGAGACGACAAAGGCCCGAGCCGAACGTGCCGAGCGAGACAAGAGTGACATCCTGCTACGGCGCCTCGCGTCGATCGATACGGTCTCAAACAAGACGGCTGCTTCCGAAGCGCTTAAGCTGCAACAGAAGGTGAACGAGCAGAGGCAGCTGATCGACGACCTGCAGGACGAGAAGAAGTTCCTCACCTCCAAGCTCAAGGAGATGTCCGCCGACCTGCACGTCCGCGGGAGCCGAAATGTGGAGGAGCAGCTGCGTCAGAAGCTCGATCAGGCGGAAACGCTTTGCGAGGAGCTGATGGACGAGAATGAGGAGATCAAACGTGAGTTGCGCAACATGGAGACGGAGATCGAGGAAATGCACGATAACTTCCGCGAGGAGCAGGCGGACGAGTACGCGTCGCTTAAGAAGGAACTGGACCAGACCACCAAAAACTGCCGGATACTGTCGTTCAAGCTGAAAAAGTCCGACCGACGCATCGAGCAGCTCGAGTCGGAGAAGGCAGCCCTCGGTACGAGCGGGGATCTGGCGGCAAAGATCAAGCAGCTCGAGGACGAGCTGAAGGTCTCGAACGAGGTTGCCCGCCGGCTACAGGCCGAACTGGAAAGCGCTGGATCTACACCCTCGACACCGACGAAAAAGACCCCATCGTTGGGTAACATCGGCAAGTCCACGTCGGCTGACAGTAAGATTTCGCGAGCTTCTTTAACACGCGGAGGATCGCAGGAGGATCCAGCTCAGCTGCTTCGCGATCTGCAGGACTCTCTCGAGCGGGAGGCGGACCTGCGTGAGCAGCTCAAGTACGCCGAAGAAGAGGCAGAAAACTTGCGCCGCAAGTCGTCGCGTGTGGAAGACGAGAACGATTCGCTAGTGATGCAACTGAAGAAAATGGCTACGAAGGCGAAAA CGAAAAGTATATTCTCCAAAACGCGCAAGCTTAGTCCCGCACCGACGTCACGCTCGAGCCCAGATGCGCCAATCGAGAAGGATGAAGGTATCTCCGACGAGGAGGACCCGGCTGAGCTGCGGATACAGCTGGAGCTGAACGATCGAGAGATGTGCGTGTTGCGGCGCAAGGTTGAGGAACTGGAGCACGACAACAAGCACAGCCGGGAGCAGATCAAGGAACTGCAGGAAAACCTTGCTACCAAAACCAAGGAACTGACCCGCAGACTGCCTTCCACTTCGGTGGCCGGCAGGACAGGTGCGAAGGATCCTCtcgaggagaagaaaatcacCGTAATGGAGGAAGAAATCAGCGAGCTACGCAAGAAGCTGATCGAGAAGGATCGCGAGTTTGAACGAGTGCAGGCTGAGATGGCGCTGGCAAAATCCAAGGGTGGCAAATCGCTTTCGAAATCGAA GTCACTTGATGGACTGACCGACCAGCAGGTGTTGGACCTGAAGCGACAGCTACAGGTAATCGAGCAGGAAGCGACGGTACTACGGGCCAAAACGCAGAGTCTCGAGCAGGAGAATGAAAAGCATCAAACGGAAATCAAGAAGTTACAGGCTGTTCGGAAGGCCTCAACCACCACGCCAGCGGTAGATACGAAAAAGCTCACGGACAACATCGAGCAGCTAGAGAAGGACAAACAGGAACTAGAGGGACGATTAAAACGTATAATTCAGGATTCTACTAGTCAGTTACCGTCCCGTCTGCCAAAGAATCCTACCGACATGCATACCAAGCTCCAATTGAAG AAAATGATCGAAGAGTGTGAGACGGAAATCGATGATCTTCGAGCACTTGTTGGAAAAACGGGTACGATGAGTATCGCGAGtcttgaaaaggaaaagaaacaactcATAGCCGAACTGGGTGAGACAAAGCTGCAGCGAGAAAAGCTTACAACAGAATTAa ACACCTTAAAGACGGACACTCTTCAACAACAAACCACCAAACTGAACGAAGCTCAACGAACCGTTGAGAAGCTGGAGGAAGAAAATAGGaagcaaaatgaaaagatTAAATCTTTGGAGGATAAAATCACTAAAGTCAACAGTACT ATGAAGACAGCAGAGTCAAGCAAGTCGTTCCTGGAAGTACAGCTCAAATCCGAGAAAGAGAAGCACACAGCCGCAGAAAAGGATATGGAAAAGCTGCGCaaagaaaagagcaaattagACGGCCGTATCGGAGACTTGGAAAAGGAGTTGCAGCTCTCGAAGAAAAATGCCGAGCTGATAAAGGAAAGTTTGGAACGTGAAATATCTACACTGAAGAGTAAATCCACCTCCAGCGCTGACGAGAGCGAATCTTCCAAGATTTTGCAAGATCTCAAGAAGCAAAATGAAG ATCTTACTGCCGAGATTCACCAGCAGAGTAGAAAGTTTGAGGAGTTGCTGCAGAAGCATGAAAGCATCGAAGAGGAACATCTGGTTCTGCGGGCACAGCTGGCGTCCGAGCGGGAAAAGACACAGGAACTCGACACGTTGAAGAACAAGCTCATCCAGGCCGAAGCCATCGAGACGCGCCTGGTTAAGGAGAACACCAACATCAGCCGACGGTTGGTGGAGGCGCAGAAAAAGTTGAGCGCCGCGGAAACTGGCAACGAGAATCGCTACGCGGCCGTGGAGCTGGAGAAAAATCGCATGAAAACTGCCCTGGAAGACAAGCTGCACGAGTACGAGAAGCTTGTGAAGGAGAACGAAATGAATTTGTATCAAGTAAATCAGCTTAAAAAAGAC AATGAAGACCTACGTGGAAAACTGGACGACTACGAACGCATCAACAAGGCGCAGCGAACGCTCAGCGAACATAATGCTCATCTAGAGCAGGAATTGAAGAACGTCTATGTGAA ACTGGAAGCGTCAGAGATGAACGTCAAGTCGGAAGTAGCGGCCACTCGTTTGCGATACGAACAGCAGGTGACCAACTTACACAACGAGCTGACTGCGATGCAACGGCAGTGTGAACGGTTCAAGCGCGACCGGGACACTTTCAAGCAGCTGGTGGAAGCGGCCCAGAAGCAGATCGGCGATATGAAGGCAAACAGGCGAAGTCTTGCGTCGGTAACCAGCAGTAGTGGAGACGACGACGATAAGACCAAGATAGTCGCACTGGAGCAACAGATCGGATGCCTCGAGGATGAGCTGAGTGAGGCCAGGCTGGAGGCGAGCAAGGTGCGCACCGAGCTGGTGTCCGAACTGAGTGCCTCGGAGATCAAAATATCCGAGATGCAGTCGAAGATCAACGAGCTGGAGGAGGAAAAGATTATGGGCAGTGGAAAGTCGAAGGTGCCCGGCACCAAGACACGCCTGGAGCTATCGTGGCAGAAGGAGCGTGAGGAACTTCAAAGGCTGGTACAGGAAACGTCCACCCTGGCGCGTGATCTGCGACAGACGCTCTTTGAGGTGGAGCGCGAGCGTGACAAGGATAAGCTGGAATCCAAGCGGAAGATAGAACAAATCAAAAAGACAACCGAGGAGGAGATAGAGGAGGGCAGACGAAAGGTGACCGAGCTGCAGAGCGACCTGTTGGAGCTGCGTGATGCACATGCGAAGCTGCGCACGGCGAACGAGAAGTTGCGCCGCGACCGTGACCGCTTCGAAAAGGAACGAGAAAGTGCCACGCGCAGAAGGATCGAGGCAGAGGGTGACCGGCGAGTCGGAGCATTGCTTCAGACCGTGGACGAGCTGGTCAAGCTGGCACCGGAACTGCAGAAGGTTGCAACGAAGGACTCCCATACTACAAGCACTGGAAAG ACCATCACCACAAATGCACCCATTCCAACACCTCCCATGCGTCACAAGAGTCCATCGCCCGGTCCTGGAGGCTCACAGCCGCAGCAGTCGATTTCTACAGTATTAGTTAGACTGGCCGAAGCGTCCGAAGATCTGCGACGATATCAGCGGATGTGCGACGAGGAAAAAGACAGAGAGCGTGTGCGACGCGGAGGAATGCGTCG TGCTGCATCTCAGGAGAACGACGCTATCAATGAAAACACGCCAGGACGACCTGCGATGAGGCTGAACAGGAATGGCGGAAGTCTCTACAGGAAGAGTCTTTCTTTGGACCAATCGATGCAAGCTGAACAGCAAGGG CTCATCTGGAAGGAAGGCGACGATAGCATGTCATCGTTGCAGTCGATTGACTCCGATTATGGCATGATGCGTCGAGATTCTAGTCTCGATTCACGCCTATCCACCGGATCAACTCAAAGTGATATGCCACGGATGCGTAAGAAGAAGCGCGGTATTATGGGCAAATTGCGCAGCTTAAGCTTAACCCGCAGTAAAGGAGCTGAAAGCGATTATTCG CACCAAGGATCCGATTCTGACCTTAGCTTGGCAGGGGACGTCCGTTCGAGTAAAACCAACCTGAAGGGAAAACTATCCGGCATGTTCCGTCGCGGTGGATCATCGTCGCGCACAAACAGCACCGAAGCCATCGACCGAGACATACAACGTCCAGTTGCGATTCAAACACTCGGAAACGGTCCCACAACGGTAGCTACTCCACCAAGGCCAGTTTCTGCCAGCACACCGCATTTAGCTAGA ACTGGAAAACCGCCCACACCTTCGACGATGCCAACGACGCAGAGAAAAAGGCTCAGTGCCAACCTGCCACCAACGGGTTCATCATCCGGCGGGGGACAGTAA
- the LOC131265874 gene encoding uncharacterized protein LOC131265874 yields MPLESISSLQETLASLDKEIEEHEEVLINTVWSIAAASESASANITSKIDTMEWNAWLKAQELRNGTDEQSFVKPHLTTTVPEHLVAMSDQTKKNTEEIFKLHQKARSNDNEIELENIIGTRQQLREQNLNIHQYRQEQKELNQDQKRKYIKVNDMLKEHVGELELNVNQEEGELRLKNSNDVHGMTDIFNSF; encoded by the exons ATGCCTCTCGAATCCATTTCAAGCCTTCAGGAGACCCTGGCATCTTTG GATAAAGAAATAGAGGAGCATGAAGAAGTATTGATTAACACGGTGTGGTCGATTGCGGCTGCTAGTGAAAGTGCTTCTGCAAATATTACTTCCAAAATAGATACAATGG AATGGAACGCATGGTTGAAGGCGCAAGAATTACGCAATGGTACGGATGAGCAATCTTTTGTTAAACCACACTTGACTACTACTGTACCAGAGCACCTCGTTGCCATGAGCGACCAGACAAAGAAGAATACAGAGGAAATATTCAAGCTGCATCAAAAAGCG CGATCCAACGACAATGAGATAGAGTTGGAAAACATAATTGGCACAAGACAACAGTTGCGGGAACAGAACCTTAATATACATCAGTATAGACAAGAGCAAAAGGAGCTGAATCAAGATCAAAAAAGAAAGTACATCAAAGTGAATGATATGCTAAAAGAACACGTTGGCGAACTAGA ACTGAACGTTAATCAAGAGGAAGGGGAGCTACGTCTAAAAAACAGTAATGATGTGCACGGCATGACCGACATATTCAATTCATTTTAA